In Sphingobacterium sp. lm-10, one DNA window encodes the following:
- a CDS encoding peptidase domain-containing ABC transporter: protein MKFIPQHDQMDCGPACLSMIASHYGKHIDLQFIRDKAFLTRDGVSLLGLYEASNELGFETTGVQLGIEDIEDIQLPCILHWNQNHFVVLRSVGTRFISKNKIFKIADPSYGFLSVDEEKFKQSWLSNNNEGVALLLDPKEKFFDSTFIAEDKISLKSMTSHIIPYKKELLKLFFFLLLGAATTLVFPLLTQKLIDDGVNKKDVNLIGLILLAQLLFFTGTIIFDIFRNWIVLKIGTKINIKIISDFLNKLLKLPIKFFDTKMMGDFNQRIQDHERIEQFLTSQSILTLLSFISFSVFFGVLWYYDYRILLVYSILTTLSIIWSMYWLKKREIIDYFRFHQRSQDKEAIYEIINGVTEMKLNQYEELKRKEWEEIQQKLFKTNIRVLRINQIQLTGFDFINQTKNILVTFLAAYFVVTDYMSLGSLLSISYIIGQMNSPVNQLVSFLKSLQDAKLSLSRLNEVENHKKEEHGELKLLNIKSNHLSNGTMKGITLESVSFQYEGPKSPFVLNDLKISIPEGKVTAVVGASGSGKTTLMKLLLRFYDPTNGSIYYNGDNVLYLSPKSIRENCGVVMQDGYIFSDTIERNIATGDENIDRKRLDHAVKVANIESFIESLPLGYNTKIGAAGNGISGGQKQRILIARSVYKNPHYIFFDEATSALDAENEKIIHDNLQSFFKGKTVLIIAHRLSTVKNANKIIVLKHGEIVEQGNHQELVALKNEYYNLVRNQLELGS from the coding sequence ATGAAGTTTATTCCTCAGCATGACCAAATGGATTGTGGTCCAGCCTGCCTGTCAATGATTGCTTCCCACTACGGCAAACACATTGATTTACAATTTATAAGAGATAAAGCCTTCCTGACTAGAGATGGAGTTTCTTTACTTGGTTTGTATGAAGCTTCTAACGAATTAGGATTTGAAACAACAGGAGTTCAATTAGGTATTGAAGATATCGAAGATATTCAGTTGCCTTGTATTCTACATTGGAATCAGAACCATTTTGTTGTATTGCGTTCTGTAGGCACAAGATTCATTTCGAAAAATAAAATCTTTAAAATTGCTGATCCGAGTTATGGATTTCTTTCAGTTGATGAAGAGAAATTCAAACAATCTTGGTTATCCAATAATAATGAAGGTGTTGCTTTACTATTAGATCCTAAAGAGAAATTCTTCGATTCCACATTCATAGCAGAAGATAAGATTTCGCTCAAATCGATGACTTCTCATATAATTCCTTATAAAAAAGAACTATTAAAACTTTTCTTCTTTTTGTTATTAGGTGCGGCAACGACCCTTGTATTTCCACTTTTAACTCAAAAGCTTATTGATGATGGCGTCAATAAAAAAGACGTAAACCTAATAGGTCTAATTTTACTAGCCCAACTTTTATTTTTTACCGGAACTATAATCTTTGATATCTTTAGAAATTGGATCGTTCTTAAAATAGGCACTAAAATCAATATAAAAATAATTTCAGACTTTTTAAACAAGCTATTAAAACTTCCAATTAAATTCTTTGATACGAAAATGATGGGAGATTTTAATCAACGTATTCAAGATCATGAAAGAATTGAACAGTTTTTAACATCCCAAAGTATATTAACTCTTCTGTCATTTATTTCATTTTCAGTATTCTTTGGAGTTCTTTGGTATTATGATTATAGAATTCTATTAGTGTATTCAATATTAACGACGCTATCCATAATATGGTCTATGTATTGGCTAAAGAAAAGAGAGATTATAGACTATTTTAGATTTCACCAACGTAGCCAGGATAAAGAAGCCATTTATGAGATAATAAATGGAGTAACAGAAATGAAGTTAAACCAATATGAAGAATTGAAGAGAAAAGAATGGGAAGAAATTCAACAAAAACTCTTTAAAACCAACATAAGAGTTTTAAGGATAAACCAAATCCAATTAACGGGTTTTGATTTCATTAATCAAACGAAAAACATATTAGTGACCTTCCTTGCTGCTTATTTTGTAGTAACTGATTACATGTCTTTAGGGAGTTTGTTAAGTATTTCTTATATCATCGGGCAAATGAATAGCCCGGTCAATCAATTAGTATCATTTTTAAAATCATTACAAGATGCCAAACTTAGCCTATCAAGGTTAAATGAAGTAGAAAATCATAAAAAAGAAGAACATGGAGAATTAAAGCTTTTAAATATTAAATCTAATCATCTTTCAAATGGAACGATGAAAGGCATTACGTTAGAGAGTGTTTCTTTTCAGTATGAAGGACCAAAATCTCCTTTTGTTCTAAACGATTTAAAGATTTCCATTCCTGAAGGTAAAGTCACCGCCGTTGTAGGAGCAAGTGGCAGCGGTAAAACTACCCTGATGAAACTTCTTTTAAGATTCTATGATCCTACAAATGGGTCAATATATTATAATGGAGATAATGTACTTTACTTATCACCAAAAAGCATTCGCGAAAACTGCGGTGTGGTTATGCAGGACGGTTATATCTTCTCTGATACAATAGAGCGGAACATCGCTACTGGTGACGAAAATATCGACAGAAAGAGATTAGATCATGCCGTTAAAGTGGCGAACATAGAATCTTTTATAGAAAGCCTGCCATTAGGGTACAATACAAAGATTGGAGCTGCTGGAAACGGCATATCGGGAGGTCAGAAACAGCGTATCCTAATTGCACGTTCGGTTTACAAGAATCCACATTACATATTCTTTGATGAAGCTACCTCTGCCTTGGATGCCGAAAATGAAAAAATAATTCACGATAATCTTCAGTCTTTCTTTAAGGGCAAAACTGTTTTAATTATTGCTCACCGTCTTTCTACGGTGAAAAACGCAAACAAGATCATTGTACTGAAACACGGTGAAATTGTGGAGCAAGGCAACCATCAGGAATTGGTAGCATTGAAAAATGAATACTACAACTTAGTAAGGAATCAATTGGAATTAGGTAGCTAG
- a CDS encoding lanthionine synthetase LanC family protein, with protein sequence MIKKAEIDIIVDDIRLEIERNNSVFNDASIEYGKMGAALYYFYCQKYYNNQSFVKRGELLIEESITILSETSKKNEYIPKYKGDSVSQSLSSFGKGLLFIQNRFELEYDFSEYYSMLNEVLYESTRQAINRTDYDYFSGCLSSGFYFLNQYYYNNNDQHSIQILKEIVDSILNSAIHHNKVEIYWRSPTYCNQVYLGLSHGSAMIINFLTKIFLFKIHNEKSEEIESVVRKSIRFLMNRKRNLTNGYFPYKFPAIEPFAETQFSMCYGDLGILLGIYNATRAFDLVDLSEEVNTMLHTCSSRKINKNQTQDASILYGAAGLNQIFKDLFEASGDSIFDNASHYWYKQILQYRNKEKLKLAGFIFDYEEDKKIHSSAKYSFFWGIGGIGITLMLENDESLPNLNEITLIGIKN encoded by the coding sequence ATGATAAAGAAAGCTGAAATTGACATTATTGTTGACGATATAAGATTAGAAATTGAAAGAAATAACAGTGTTTTTAATGATGCTTCAATTGAGTATGGTAAGATGGGAGCTGCACTTTACTATTTCTATTGCCAGAAATATTACAATAATCAGTCATTCGTTAAAAGAGGAGAATTGTTGATTGAAGAGTCTATAACAATACTATCAGAAACTTCAAAGAAAAATGAATATATACCGAAGTATAAAGGGGATTCTGTATCACAATCGTTATCCAGTTTTGGGAAAGGACTTTTATTTATTCAAAACAGATTTGAATTGGAATACGATTTTTCTGAATATTATTCTATGCTCAATGAAGTACTTTATGAATCCACTAGACAAGCAATAAATAGAACTGATTATGACTATTTCAGCGGGTGCTTGTCTTCTGGTTTCTATTTTTTAAATCAATATTACTACAATAACAACGATCAGCACTCAATACAAATTTTAAAGGAAATTGTAGATTCAATATTGAATAGTGCAATTCATCATAATAAAGTGGAAATATACTGGAGATCTCCTACTTATTGCAATCAAGTTTATTTAGGATTATCCCATGGTTCAGCAATGATCATTAATTTCTTAACGAAAATCTTCCTTTTTAAAATCCATAATGAGAAATCAGAGGAAATAGAATCTGTTGTAAGAAAATCAATACGTTTTCTGATGAATAGGAAAAGAAATTTAACAAATGGATATTTCCCTTATAAATTTCCTGCTATTGAGCCGTTTGCGGAAACACAATTTTCGATGTGCTATGGTGATCTGGGTATCCTTTTAGGGATATATAACGCTACCCGGGCTTTTGATTTAGTTGATTTGAGTGAAGAGGTGAACACGATGTTGCATACATGCTCATCGCGAAAAATAAATAAGAACCAAACGCAGGACGCAAGTATATTATATGGTGCAGCTGGCTTAAACCAAATATTTAAGGATTTATTTGAAGCTTCAGGAGATTCTATTTTTGATAATGCTTCCCATTATTGGTATAAACAGATATTACAATATAGAAATAAGGAAAAATTAAAATTAGCCGGATTTATATTTGATTATGAGGAAGACAAAAAGATTCATTCTTCAGCGAAATACTCATTTTTTTGGGGTATTGGAGGAATTGGAATAACTCTTATGCTAGAAAATGATGAATCTCTTCCAAATTTGAATGAAATAACTTTAATCGGAATCAAAAATTGA
- a CDS encoding aminotransferase class I/II-fold pyridoxal phosphate-dependent enzyme, translating into MQIAVAKRLEQTEEYYFSKKLREIESLNKAGKKIINLAIGSPDLPPHPSVVEELVKQAALDTTHGYQSYKGSVLLRQAIADWYQRYYQVNVDAATEVLPLMGSKEGIMHICMTYLQAGDKVLIPNPGYPTYASAVRLSEATAIPYTLSESNNWLPDLQALEKNGLQDVKMMWINYPHMPTGARATKAFFEAIIAFGKKHHILICHDNPYSFILNEEPMSIMAVEGAKDVAIELNSLSKSANMAGWRLGMLVAHPDRIDEILRFKSNMDSGMFFPLQAAAAVALSLDQSWYDELNTTYRERREKVFSIMDLLGCSYQKDQVGLFVWAKVPDEIKDAYALTDKVLYDANVFITPGGIFGEAGSQYIRISLCATVETFDQAIGRIQTLTTNS; encoded by the coding sequence ATGCAGATAGCCGTAGCAAAACGCCTAGAACAGACGGAAGAATACTACTTTTCGAAAAAACTCCGGGAAATAGAATCGTTGAATAAGGCGGGCAAAAAAATCATTAACCTAGCCATAGGAAGTCCAGACCTGCCGCCTCATCCAAGTGTCGTAGAAGAATTGGTAAAACAAGCGGCTCTTGATACGACGCATGGTTATCAAAGTTATAAAGGCAGTGTGCTTTTGCGGCAAGCTATTGCCGATTGGTATCAACGCTATTATCAAGTAAATGTAGATGCTGCTACCGAGGTACTACCTTTAATGGGTTCTAAAGAGGGTATTATGCATATCTGCATGACCTACTTACAAGCTGGAGACAAGGTATTAATTCCTAATCCTGGATATCCTACCTATGCCTCAGCAGTGCGTCTGAGCGAAGCGACTGCCATACCGTATACACTATCGGAGTCCAACAACTGGCTACCTGATTTGCAGGCATTGGAAAAAAATGGTTTGCAAGATGTGAAGATGATGTGGATCAATTATCCGCACATGCCCACTGGAGCAAGAGCCACCAAAGCTTTTTTTGAAGCCATTATTGCCTTTGGCAAAAAACACCATATTCTGATCTGCCACGATAACCCCTATAGCTTCATCCTCAACGAAGAACCGATGAGCATAATGGCTGTGGAGGGCGCCAAGGACGTAGCGATCGAGCTCAATTCACTGAGCAAATCGGCTAACATGGCCGGGTGGCGTCTGGGTATGCTCGTGGCACATCCTGATCGGATAGATGAGATATTACGCTTTAAATCTAATATGGATTCAGGCATGTTTTTCCCGTTGCAAGCAGCGGCAGCCGTGGCATTATCGTTGGATCAATCTTGGTATGACGAACTGAACACTACCTACCGAGAACGTAGAGAAAAGGTATTTTCCATCATGGATTTGCTAGGCTGTAGCTATCAGAAAGATCAGGTAGGGCTCTTTGTCTGGGCTAAAGTTCCAGATGAAATTAAAGATGCTTATGCCTTAACAGATAAGGTATTATACGATGCTAACGTATTTATTACTCCAGGAGGTATATTTGGTGAAGCAGGATCTCAATATATTCGAATCAGCTTGTGTGCCACAGTCGAAACCTTTGACCAGGCCATCGGAAGAATTCAAACATTAACGACAAATAGTTAA
- a CDS encoding ABC transporter ATP-binding protein, with product MKTYFRLLSFANPIAKYAIPYIICTLVTVIFGTLNLALLAPLLQVLFKGTGDEGMTASGVIDRPSELSDIGGWFTYYADRLYYDIGPYEALKYVCIVIVISVLISNIFRYFSQRIMENLRIHTLLNLRRAVFDNVMGLHLGYFTNQRKGDVISKIASDVQVVQFSVTGTLQVAFKEPLQLIAYMIMLFVFSVKLTLFSLLVIPVSAFFISRIVKTLKSQATEAQQSYANMITYLDEALSGVKIIKSFNANFFVKDRFNKENHRYANIMRRMVRRQQMGSPVSELLGVVMVAVILVYGGHLVLSGTGELGASEFIAYIAIFSQVMRPAKALTDAFSNVHNGIAAGERVLALIDEKNEVKDATNAKSVTDFTQGISFEHVHFAYGEHEVLRDINLDIPKGGTIALVGPSGGGKSTLVDLIPRFMDVTSGSIRFDGIDLRDLKQEDLRSMIGVVNQESVLFNDTIYNNIAFANTNATPEQVEAAARIANAHEFILKTEDGYHTNIGDRGAKLSGGQRQRICIARAVLKNPPIMLLDEATSALDTESEKLVQDALYALMKNRTTVVIAHRLSTIHNADKIIVLEGGSIREVGTHQELIAHNGLYNRLIEMQQFSS from the coding sequence ATGAAGACATATTTTAGACTTTTATCATTTGCTAACCCCATTGCAAAATATGCTATACCGTACATAATCTGTACTCTAGTTACGGTAATATTTGGCACCTTAAATTTAGCATTATTAGCGCCACTGCTGCAGGTACTATTCAAAGGTACTGGCGACGAAGGAATGACAGCATCTGGTGTGATAGATCGACCATCAGAATTAAGCGATATTGGCGGTTGGTTTACTTATTATGCTGATCGGTTATATTATGATATTGGGCCGTATGAAGCATTGAAATACGTCTGTATTGTGATTGTTATATCGGTTTTGATTAGTAATATTTTCCGTTATTTCTCACAGCGTATTATGGAGAATCTACGTATCCATACCTTATTGAATCTTCGTCGTGCTGTATTTGATAATGTGATGGGCTTGCACTTAGGCTATTTTACCAATCAACGTAAAGGAGATGTTATTTCTAAGATTGCTTCGGATGTACAAGTGGTTCAGTTTTCGGTAACGGGCACATTGCAGGTTGCTTTTAAAGAGCCATTGCAACTCATTGCGTATATGATTATGCTATTTGTGTTTTCGGTGAAGCTGACTTTGTTTTCCCTGTTGGTGATTCCGGTATCCGCATTTTTTATTTCCCGAATTGTGAAGACTTTGAAATCGCAGGCTACAGAGGCACAGCAATCGTACGCTAATATGATTACTTATTTGGATGAAGCGCTATCTGGGGTGAAGATTATTAAATCCTTCAATGCGAATTTCTTTGTAAAAGACCGTTTTAACAAAGAGAACCATCGTTATGCAAATATTATGCGTAGAATGGTGCGCCGTCAGCAGATGGGATCTCCAGTATCAGAATTGCTTGGCGTGGTCATGGTAGCCGTGATTCTGGTATATGGCGGCCACCTGGTATTAAGTGGCACAGGAGAATTGGGAGCGTCCGAATTCATCGCCTATATTGCTATATTTTCTCAAGTCATGCGGCCAGCCAAAGCGCTTACCGATGCATTTAGTAATGTACACAATGGTATTGCTGCCGGCGAACGTGTTTTGGCGCTGATCGATGAGAAAAATGAAGTGAAAGACGCCACTAATGCAAAATCTGTAACAGACTTTACACAGGGGATTTCTTTCGAGCATGTTCATTTTGCGTATGGCGAACATGAAGTGTTGCGCGATATTAATTTGGATATTCCTAAAGGTGGAACTATTGCCTTAGTAGGGCCATCTGGTGGCGGAAAATCGACCTTAGTAGATCTTATTCCTAGATTTATGGACGTAACTAGTGGCTCCATTCGCTTTGACGGCATAGATTTACGTGACTTGAAGCAGGAAGACCTACGGTCCATGATTGGGGTAGTTAATCAGGAATCTGTATTATTTAATGATACGATCTATAATAACATTGCCTTTGCTAATACGAATGCGACTCCTGAACAAGTTGAGGCAGCTGCACGCATTGCGAACGCACACGAATTTATCTTGAAAACCGAAGACGGATACCATACCAATATCGGAGATCGAGGTGCTAAATTGTCTGGAGGCCAGCGTCAGCGTATCTGCATTGCTAGAGCAGTACTGAAGAATCCGCCGATTATGTTGCTGGATGAAGCTACCTCAGCTTTAGATACCGAATCTGAAAAATTAGTACAAGACGCCCTGTATGCCCTGATGAAGAACCGTACAACCGTTGTTATTGCGCATAGACTCAGTACCATACACAATGCGGATAAAATCATTGTGTTGGAAGGGGGCAGTATTCGTGAAGTAGGAACACATCAGGAGCTAATTGCGCACAATGGATTGTATAATCGCTTGATTGAAATGCAGCAGTTTTCGAGCTAA
- a CDS encoding transglutaminase-like domain-containing protein, producing MKKIWNIGWKVVLGIFFLLILFIFWMSPRLGGLIAMGKDQVDTTIYPLRFDYDKSANIKLAYRDLSQEADYVYLRETYKLDSIVQHCHTEFEQIAAIQSWVQSRWVHDGENVPEYQDAVYILREAEKGRRFRCVEYATVAQQCLASLGFRTRQLSLMIRDIAEVKWGGGHVVNEVYMTDLQKWVFIDPQYDAIIIHKGVPMNAIELQACLVNGDDFELLNPNSLISKEDYKSWIAPYLYYFTVSLQKGPTTVWDRIVGNKRQLTLYPIDAEQPAYFQKMIRLNTAIYTHAIQEFYPRVKQ from the coding sequence ATGAAGAAGATCTGGAACATTGGATGGAAAGTAGTACTGGGTATTTTTTTCCTGTTGATATTATTTATCTTTTGGATGTCGCCACGCCTGGGTGGTTTGATTGCGATGGGAAAAGATCAAGTAGATACCACGATCTATCCGCTTAGATTTGACTATGATAAGTCAGCAAACATCAAGCTTGCTTATCGTGATTTATCCCAGGAAGCAGATTATGTTTATCTCCGCGAGACCTATAAGTTGGATAGTATTGTTCAGCATTGTCACACCGAATTTGAACAGATTGCAGCCATTCAAAGTTGGGTGCAAAGCCGATGGGTGCACGATGGCGAAAATGTACCGGAATACCAGGATGCTGTTTATATCCTACGGGAGGCAGAAAAAGGTCGTCGATTTCGTTGCGTAGAATATGCAACGGTAGCGCAACAGTGCTTAGCTTCACTAGGGTTCCGCACGCGTCAACTTAGCCTCATGATCCGTGATATTGCCGAGGTGAAATGGGGCGGTGGCCATGTCGTCAACGAGGTGTATATGACTGATCTGCAAAAATGGGTTTTTATTGACCCGCAGTATGATGCTATCATCATACACAAAGGGGTACCCATGAATGCCATTGAGCTACAAGCCTGTCTGGTTAATGGAGATGATTTTGAATTACTTAATCCTAATAGCCTAATTAGCAAAGAAGACTATAAAAGCTGGATCGCTCCCTATTTGTATTATTTCACCGTATCGCTTCAGAAAGGACCTACGACAGTATGGGATAGGATAGTAGGCAATAAGCGACAATTAACATTGTATCCAATCGATGCTGAGCAACCCGCTTATTTTCAAAAAATGATACGTCTGAATACGGCGATTTACACGCACGCTATTCAAGAATTCTATCCTCGCGTAAAACAATAA
- the mqnE gene encoding aminofutalosine synthase MqnE: MDAQQKLDFLINNPSLDTQLKTIAIKVRDGERISFDEGVYLYEHAELSYLGVLANHIREERHGDTTYFNRNFHIEPTNVCVYDCKFCSYSRMIKQREEGWEMDVDGMLEVVKRYDGEPVTEVHITGGVVPKQNLAFYAEFFQRCKAHRPELHIKALTPVEYYYIFKKAKLSHYDGMKYLKEAGLDSMPGGGAEIFHPEIREQIAHDKCTAEQWLDIHEQAHKLGMHTNATMLYGHIEKYWHRVDHMERLRQLQDRTQGFQTFIPLKFRNKDNQMEDVPEVSVIEDLRNYAISRIYLDNFAHIKAYWAMISRDTAQMSLSFGVDDIDGTLDDTTKIYSMAGAEEQTPAMSTQELVELIRHVGRHPIERDTVYNVVTDYKDVTFDQEPKKNYYALPVVN, from the coding sequence ATGGATGCACAGCAGAAACTAGATTTTTTGATCAATAACCCGAGCTTAGATACGCAGCTCAAAACGATTGCCATAAAGGTACGTGATGGAGAGCGTATCAGCTTTGACGAAGGGGTGTACTTGTATGAACATGCCGAGCTGTCTTACTTAGGTGTATTGGCCAATCATATTCGTGAAGAACGACATGGTGATACCACCTATTTTAATAGAAACTTTCACATAGAGCCCACCAACGTATGCGTGTACGACTGTAAGTTTTGTTCGTATTCCCGAATGATTAAGCAGCGCGAAGAAGGATGGGAGATGGATGTGGATGGCATGCTAGAGGTGGTGAAACGTTACGACGGCGAGCCTGTAACTGAAGTTCATATCACCGGAGGCGTGGTGCCGAAGCAGAATCTGGCATTTTATGCCGAGTTCTTTCAGCGTTGCAAAGCACATCGCCCGGAATTACACATCAAGGCGCTTACACCGGTCGAATACTATTATATTTTCAAAAAGGCAAAGCTATCGCATTATGATGGCATGAAATATTTGAAAGAAGCAGGTTTAGACTCGATGCCCGGCGGAGGTGCAGAGATTTTCCATCCAGAGATTCGGGAGCAGATTGCGCATGATAAATGTACTGCAGAGCAGTGGCTAGACATTCATGAGCAAGCGCATAAGTTGGGCATGCACACTAATGCAACGATGCTTTACGGGCATATCGAAAAATACTGGCATCGTGTGGATCACATGGAGCGTTTACGTCAGTTGCAGGATCGTACGCAAGGCTTCCAAACCTTTATACCACTCAAATTTCGGAATAAGGACAATCAGATGGAAGATGTTCCAGAGGTATCGGTGATCGAAGATTTACGTAACTATGCGATTTCCAGAATCTATCTGGATAATTTTGCACACATCAAGGCCTACTGGGCTATGATATCCAGAGATACCGCGCAAATGTCTCTTAGCTTTGGTGTGGATGATATTGATGGCACATTGGATGATACGACCAAAATCTATAGTATGGCTGGTGCAGAAGAGCAAACACCAGCGATGTCTACGCAAGAATTGGTAGAACTTATTCGTCATGTTGGTCGCCACCCTATAGAGCGTGATACCGTATACAATGTGGTTACAGACTATAAAGACGTCACGTTTGACCAAGAGCCTAAGAAAAACTATTACGCATTACCTGTAGTAAATTAA